A genomic segment from Actinomadura hallensis encodes:
- a CDS encoding phospholipase D-like domain-containing protein encodes MSGAVTVYVPCDVVKVMVRMGYGQSLSPIEELTLRAVHAGLVEPDQLAQRLGLGARLVHDLVYDLWRQGHLAVNSDTTPRTLAVSPKVARCLDTGRPEELRGAETVLEGRELMIDKLTLRVLPTEGRLKPARSRLAVPIESRDISLSDLPKKDVLKALQDSLQRDERSRPVVVDRTRGPVVGHRPRRPLSYRLPPPDLRVAAGRRWIELKVAPHWDEESQQLIVTVIDDRLPAEYRQPASERLTQLIADDPGGPLAVELRDRAQGALVDPPSPAAALERLARRIDGTADIPAGQRLNWHRELGDDARQLEGLLQARVDQEIPARVVTGEEQAELLPRLIESARTQLVIVSPWIRYAALKRHLDVLTEQARRGVRIVFVWGPKADTEYHEAFDDQTRNALEELARTVPGGQVRQIVVPRTSSRTHAKLLVVDDHTALVTSRNLLSSTGSLPELGVLLEAGKGGSPVITDLLRWVRAAIPSYEQSRRLYVRPAQFAEADTARPEPSPGTPGPADTPPDSPPSAADIEQPRDTGDDAGIESTSRGLWARAWNDYVTLSRAFLEGRTLPAVRTVTDAAHRGLLRTALTKAARRVVIASDGLSADAVDTGVLSMLRSCLDRGVEVTLVYGDGARLTGRARASWEIANGHLESLRMEFPGTLRVIRRSNHAKVLVWDDDAIVGSFNYLSFEGRYGRQRLASELSVRLTGGSVADEVAAAVGAAPLLRPEEDRPASVPSALAGAAFNTAQRLLKEYEDDAASAPVLTRESLAQAHDPWQVLEVIGAEPAAPSALVRLVAARCLTDHAGVLDARPELGVRWHRWLIDDLWQSGEFVEAAVLRRTLADPGLRPRPRLAVLAAARRTPDFEQVLEEFAMDDPSAEEIVVGVLASVGAVILQGSPLAADVLDLLAPQIEKGVWKELAEHTAEYWAASGNQPITQNLLRAALHSSKLDQERTDAWATLERLVEHARSTTFDNSISVRTHRALFDSSSGEFAVLARHVRERSPEGLRTWLADLPTRNLAQMIQNTGAKVAPGRPPMHGSHLKRYLKRLDPILAQADTVLRLCSEEAGTKATLPGDALGLSRWLVTSWMAFIAHIDEMTGPEGRLAREFLDDLEDLARWGADQ; translated from the coding sequence GTGAGCGGCGCCGTGACCGTGTACGTCCCGTGCGACGTGGTGAAGGTCATGGTCCGCATGGGCTACGGCCAGTCACTGTCGCCGATAGAAGAGCTGACGCTGCGCGCGGTCCACGCGGGGCTCGTCGAGCCCGACCAGCTGGCCCAGCGGCTCGGGCTCGGCGCCCGGCTCGTCCACGACCTGGTCTACGACCTGTGGCGGCAGGGTCATCTCGCGGTGAACTCCGACACGACGCCGCGCACGCTCGCGGTGTCCCCCAAGGTGGCGCGCTGCCTGGACACGGGCAGACCGGAGGAACTGCGCGGCGCCGAGACCGTCCTGGAGGGGCGGGAGCTGATGATCGACAAGCTGACCCTGCGCGTGCTGCCCACCGAGGGCCGGCTGAAGCCGGCCCGGTCCAGGCTGGCGGTCCCGATCGAAAGCCGCGACATCAGCCTGAGCGACCTCCCGAAGAAGGACGTGCTGAAGGCACTGCAGGACTCGTTGCAGAGGGACGAGAGGTCACGGCCCGTCGTGGTCGACCGTACTCGAGGCCCCGTCGTCGGGCATCGGCCCCGGCGTCCGTTGTCCTATCGGCTTCCTCCGCCCGACCTCCGCGTCGCCGCCGGGCGCCGCTGGATCGAGCTGAAGGTCGCGCCGCACTGGGACGAGGAATCCCAGCAGCTGATCGTGACCGTCATCGACGACCGGCTGCCCGCGGAGTACCGGCAGCCGGCGTCCGAGCGGCTGACGCAACTGATCGCCGACGACCCGGGCGGCCCGCTGGCCGTGGAACTGCGCGACCGCGCCCAGGGCGCACTGGTCGATCCGCCGTCGCCGGCCGCGGCGCTGGAGCGGCTGGCGCGCCGGATCGACGGGACCGCCGACATCCCGGCGGGGCAGCGACTCAACTGGCACCGGGAACTCGGCGACGACGCCCGGCAACTGGAGGGGCTGCTCCAGGCGCGGGTCGACCAGGAGATCCCCGCACGTGTGGTCACCGGTGAGGAACAGGCGGAACTACTGCCCCGCCTCATCGAAAGCGCCCGCACCCAGCTGGTGATCGTGTCCCCTTGGATCAGGTACGCCGCGCTGAAGCGGCACTTGGACGTGCTGACCGAGCAGGCGCGACGCGGCGTCCGCATCGTGTTCGTCTGGGGCCCGAAGGCCGACACCGAGTACCACGAGGCGTTCGACGACCAGACCCGCAACGCCCTGGAGGAACTGGCCCGCACCGTGCCCGGCGGGCAGGTCCGGCAGATCGTCGTTCCGCGGACGAGTTCGCGGACGCACGCCAAGCTCCTGGTCGTCGACGACCACACGGCCCTGGTCACCAGCCGCAACCTGCTCTCGTCCACCGGCTCGCTGCCCGAACTCGGGGTGCTGCTGGAGGCCGGGAAGGGCGGATCTCCGGTGATCACGGATCTGCTGCGGTGGGTCCGCGCCGCGATCCCCTCCTACGAGCAGAGCCGCAGACTCTATGTCCGGCCCGCTCAGTTCGCCGAGGCCGACACCGCACGCCCCGAGCCGAGCCCCGGCACGCCCGGGCCGGCGGATACGCCGCCGGATTCGCCGCCCTCCGCCGCCGACATCGAGCAGCCCCGCGACACCGGCGACGACGCGGGGATCGAGAGCACATCGCGGGGCCTTTGGGCCAGGGCCTGGAACGACTACGTCACGCTTAGCCGCGCGTTCCTCGAGGGGCGGACCCTGCCCGCCGTCCGAACGGTCACCGACGCCGCACACCGCGGCCTGCTGCGCACCGCGCTGACCAAGGCCGCGCGACGCGTCGTGATCGCATCCGACGGCCTGTCGGCCGACGCGGTCGACACCGGCGTTCTCAGCATGCTGCGCTCCTGCCTCGACCGCGGGGTCGAGGTGACGCTCGTGTACGGCGACGGCGCGCGGCTGACCGGGCGGGCCCGCGCCAGTTGGGAGATCGCCAACGGGCACCTGGAGAGCCTGAGGATGGAGTTCCCGGGCACGCTGCGGGTGATCCGCCGCAGCAACCACGCCAAGGTCCTCGTGTGGGACGACGACGCGATCGTCGGAAGCTTCAATTACCTGTCCTTCGAAGGGCGGTACGGACGGCAGCGGCTGGCGTCCGAGCTGAGCGTGCGGCTGACCGGTGGAAGCGTGGCCGACGAGGTGGCCGCGGCGGTCGGTGCGGCGCCTCTGCTCCGCCCCGAGGAGGACAGGCCCGCGTCCGTGCCCTCCGCTCTGGCCGGTGCGGCCTTCAACACCGCGCAGCGGTTGCTCAAGGAGTACGAAGACGACGCCGCATCCGCCCCGGTGCTCACCAGGGAGAGCCTGGCCCAAGCCCATGATCCCTGGCAGGTCCTGGAGGTCATCGGTGCGGAGCCCGCCGCCCCGTCCGCCCTGGTCCGACTGGTGGCGGCGCGCTGCCTCACCGACCACGCCGGTGTGCTGGACGCCCGCCCCGAGCTGGGCGTCCGCTGGCACCGGTGGCTGATCGACGACCTGTGGCAAAGCGGTGAGTTCGTCGAGGCGGCGGTGCTCCGGCGCACCCTCGCCGACCCGGGGCTGCGGCCGCGCCCGCGCCTCGCCGTGCTGGCCGCGGCCCGCCGCACGCCCGACTTCGAGCAAGTCCTGGAAGAATTCGCCATGGACGACCCGAGCGCCGAGGAGATCGTGGTCGGCGTTCTGGCGTCGGTCGGCGCGGTCATCCTCCAGGGCAGCCCCTTGGCCGCGGACGTCCTGGACCTCCTCGCCCCGCAGATCGAGAAGGGCGTCTGGAAGGAACTCGCCGAGCACACCGCGGAGTACTGGGCGGCGTCCGGCAACCAGCCGATCACGCAGAATCTGCTGCGCGCCGCGCTGCACAGCTCCAAGCTCGACCAGGAACGTACGGACGCGTGGGCGACCCTGGAACGGCTGGTCGAGCATGCGCGGTCCACGACGTTCGACAACTCGATCAGCGTCAGGACGCACCGCGCCCTGTTCGACAGCAGCTCGGGCGAGTTCGCCGTCCTGGCCAGGCACGTCCGGGAACGCTCCCCGGAGGGACTGCGAACCTGGCTGGCCGACCTTCCGACCCGGAACCTGGCCCAGATGATCCAGAACACCGGAGCCAAAGTGGCTCCTGGACGGCCCCCGATGCACGGCAGCCATCTCAAGCGCTATCTGAAACGGCTCGACCCGATTCTCGCCCAGGCCGACACCGTCCTGCGGCTGTGTTCGGAGGAGGCAGGCACGAAGGCGACACTGCCCGGAGACGCGCTGGGCCTGTCGAGGTGGCTCGTGACCTCCTGGATGGCCTTCATCGCGCACATCGACGAGATGACCGGACCGGAGGGCCGACTGGCACGCGAGTTCCTCGACGACTTGGAGGACCTCGCCCGATGGGGGGCGGACCAATGA
- a CDS encoding sensor histidine kinase, whose translation MTTEPLTKILADWPGRWRYPALAKALGAAPASARSVGDADAARCVLQGIADPVSAVDGLERLIADGEFRLVDEVLTGRSEGGPVGEQVTDDGLRRLQERLAEARSAARADAEREQAMLAERARRAGLDPDPLPGLVEHAQLRGPDARELLDRERTRIAAAEKKLAGELTQRLRAAATTEAHSAAVQACIKAGEFPTARRLLEEGRIDTDGGGPSSVPRPPLWNPMMGRSLEEILLHYPPHPSQDRPHLARFVDVDAAGLEVVEALRHLSAHLDEPTVGTFATALGRLLGEDVRPLVTARDGGFLTTLLGLDDARLPGLQVTDRTGVPLWVAAPGTPPPADVRGPVVWFVPAAGTTDTRRPPGTAVLDATGLLCVLARPPQGAQGSPPSRRVNLLRAIVPQLIAPPAGLAGITDATVGIDLKSGASPRETLTWLLDLCGIAADAVVVDTLEYETGAHPLAAWVLLNRLLPEPPPEHSLTLAQLDAVRNRETRDLVRAELTASLEARERAVLGIAYTLHQDAPFGAGDVLADVSLFGLADEDIERAVQNLAPETVLPRLAELALLKEHPDGYVTLPSGLGELLADGAEARAEGALRELVEQANDAHARMMATLTEQALTQVGHRSDNIVMGIMELLSGLEDATDPDAKAEYVERIRENVARLGGDQHRNALKDLQRPPEDCDLEDLVRRLARRVEWQEGVTISFQCDGSEGLTVHAIRARLELALENLLINAVQAMQQAQIPADHQEIAVRLRGAERNGPDGRHGFWNIVEIEDAGPGLTAAERERLQRGEAFSKNGSGGTGVKDSREIVRRLGGAIEFLPRSATLSGAHVRVWVPRS comes from the coding sequence ATGACGACCGAGCCGTTGACCAAGATCCTGGCCGACTGGCCGGGGCGCTGGCGGTATCCGGCGCTCGCCAAGGCGCTCGGCGCGGCGCCGGCGTCCGCGCGGTCGGTCGGCGACGCCGACGCGGCCCGGTGTGTACTCCAGGGGATCGCCGACCCGGTCTCGGCGGTCGACGGCCTCGAACGACTGATCGCGGACGGTGAGTTCCGGCTCGTCGACGAGGTGCTCACCGGACGGTCCGAGGGCGGTCCCGTCGGCGAGCAGGTCACCGACGACGGCCTCCGGCGGTTGCAGGAGCGTCTCGCCGAGGCCAGGAGCGCCGCTCGTGCCGACGCCGAACGCGAGCAGGCCATGCTCGCCGAACGCGCCCGCCGCGCGGGGCTCGACCCCGACCCGCTGCCCGGTCTCGTCGAGCACGCCCAGCTCCGCGGCCCCGACGCGCGAGAACTCCTCGACCGCGAGCGCACCCGGATCGCGGCGGCGGAGAAGAAGCTCGCCGGAGAACTGACGCAACGGCTGCGCGCCGCCGCCACGACCGAAGCGCACAGCGCCGCCGTCCAGGCGTGCATCAAGGCCGGGGAGTTCCCCACCGCGCGGCGGCTCCTGGAGGAGGGACGCATCGACACGGACGGCGGAGGCCCGTCGTCGGTGCCCCGGCCGCCGCTCTGGAACCCCATGATGGGGCGGAGTCTCGAAGAGATCCTGCTCCACTACCCCCCGCATCCTTCGCAGGACCGGCCGCACCTCGCCCGGTTCGTCGATGTGGACGCCGCCGGGCTGGAGGTCGTCGAGGCGCTGCGTCACCTGTCCGCCCACCTGGACGAGCCCACCGTCGGAACCTTCGCCACCGCGCTCGGCCGGCTGCTCGGCGAGGACGTCCGGCCGCTGGTCACCGCCCGCGACGGCGGTTTCCTGACCACGCTGCTCGGGCTGGACGACGCGCGGCTGCCGGGCCTTCAGGTGACGGACCGCACCGGGGTCCCGCTCTGGGTCGCGGCCCCCGGCACCCCGCCGCCCGCCGACGTGCGGGGGCCCGTCGTCTGGTTCGTCCCGGCGGCGGGGACCACGGACACGCGGCGTCCACCGGGCACGGCCGTGCTGGACGCCACCGGGCTGCTGTGCGTGCTGGCACGGCCACCGCAGGGCGCTCAGGGAAGCCCGCCCAGCCGCCGGGTCAACCTGCTGCGCGCGATCGTCCCCCAGTTGATCGCGCCGCCGGCCGGACTCGCGGGGATCACCGACGCGACCGTCGGCATCGATCTGAAGTCGGGGGCCTCCCCCCGTGAGACCCTCACCTGGCTGCTCGACCTGTGCGGCATCGCGGCCGACGCCGTCGTCGTCGACACCCTGGAGTATGAAACGGGCGCCCACCCGCTCGCCGCATGGGTGCTGCTGAACCGGCTGCTGCCGGAACCGCCTCCGGAGCACAGCCTCACCCTTGCCCAGCTCGACGCCGTCCGGAACCGCGAGACACGCGACCTCGTCCGCGCCGAGCTGACGGCTTCGCTTGAGGCCAGGGAGCGCGCCGTCCTGGGCATCGCCTACACGCTCCACCAGGACGCGCCGTTCGGCGCCGGCGACGTGCTCGCCGACGTGTCGCTCTTCGGCCTCGCCGACGAGGACATCGAGCGCGCCGTCCAGAACCTCGCGCCGGAGACCGTCCTTCCCCGCCTGGCGGAACTGGCACTGCTCAAAGAGCATCCGGACGGGTACGTCACGCTTCCGTCAGGTCTCGGCGAACTGCTCGCGGACGGCGCCGAGGCCCGGGCCGAGGGGGCGCTGCGCGAGCTGGTCGAGCAGGCCAATGACGCGCACGCAAGAATGATGGCGACGCTCACCGAGCAGGCGCTCACCCAAGTCGGCCACCGCAGCGACAACATCGTCATGGGCATCATGGAGCTTCTCTCCGGACTCGAGGACGCAACAGATCCCGATGCCAAGGCCGAATACGTCGAACGCATCCGGGAGAACGTCGCGCGGCTCGGCGGGGACCAGCATCGCAACGCGCTCAAGGACCTCCAGCGGCCACCCGAGGATTGCGATCTGGAGGACCTCGTCCGCAGGCTCGCGCGCAGGGTGGAATGGCAGGAGGGCGTCACGATCTCCTTCCAGTGCGACGGCTCCGAGGGGCTGACCGTCCATGCCATCCGCGCGCGGCTGGAACTCGCTCTCGAGAACCTGCTCATCAACGCCGTCCAGGCCATGCAGCAGGCGCAGATCCCGGCGGACCACCAGGAAATAGCGGTGCGCCTGCGCGGTGCGGAGCGGAACGGTCCCGACGGGCGCCACGGCTTCTGGAACATCGTGGAGATCGAGGACGCGGGACCGGGCCTCACCGCCGCGGAACGGGAGAGACTGCAGCGCGGCGAGGCCTTCTCCAAGAACGGCAGCGGCGGGACGGGCGTCAAGGATTCGCGGGAGATCGTCCGCCGGCTGGGAGGGGCGATCGAGTTTCTGCCGCGCTCGGCGACGCTCAGCGGTGCGCACGTGCGCGTCTGGGTCCCGAGGTCCTGA
- a CDS encoding S1 RNA-binding domain-containing protein — MHEVRLTRDEQPVPNRVLVVMPFGKKPLDDGTTFDFDWFYEDIISTTINETGLTPVRADEVYGPASVQGVVWRGIQQAELVVVDFSCRNPNVAMEYMAARIIGKRMIYLAQRADDIPSDVRGLRYIPYAYGYAEMAAMQKELRVQLEAVRKEPAQEMALIPMATGGTVPTRAQVVSVTREFAVVRADDGGHGVLAAEDVDWGRLITDMTRHYSVGDRVDGAFEILPTGGMKYTLLAGQPNPWNELAASHPVGRTFTGTVHSVRDAGVFVRVTGQINGLIPRGTLPAGVALSPGGKVEVTVAAIDAPRRRVTLTLVESGTVRPSRGIGVGDRLEGEVCKICPEGEGGYVLLKVDGRQRPVFLHCTQMTPELRRDLNSGGIETGEVIDLEVTRVDVAGDKVFVRDIEDQDSDAALTEAA, encoded by the coding sequence ATGCACGAGGTCCGGCTCACCCGCGACGAGCAGCCCGTCCCCAACCGCGTCCTGGTCGTCATGCCCTTCGGCAAGAAGCCCCTCGACGACGGGACGACCTTCGACTTCGACTGGTTCTACGAGGACATCATCAGCACGACGATCAACGAAACGGGGCTCACGCCCGTCCGCGCCGACGAGGTCTACGGCCCCGCCTCCGTCCAGGGGGTCGTCTGGCGCGGCATCCAGCAGGCCGAGCTCGTCGTCGTGGACTTCTCCTGCCGCAACCCCAACGTCGCCATGGAGTACATGGCCGCCCGGATCATCGGCAAGCGCATGATCTACCTCGCCCAGCGCGCCGACGACATCCCCAGCGACGTGCGCGGCCTGCGCTACATCCCGTACGCCTACGGGTACGCCGAGATGGCCGCCATGCAGAAGGAGCTCCGGGTCCAGCTGGAGGCCGTCCGCAAGGAGCCCGCCCAGGAGATGGCGCTCATCCCCATGGCGACCGGCGGGACCGTCCCGACCCGCGCCCAGGTCGTCTCCGTCACCCGCGAATTCGCGGTCGTCCGTGCCGACGACGGCGGGCACGGCGTCCTCGCCGCCGAGGACGTCGACTGGGGCCGGCTCATCACCGACATGACCCGGCACTACTCGGTCGGCGACCGGGTCGACGGTGCGTTCGAGATCCTGCCCACCGGGGGGATGAAGTACACGCTGCTGGCCGGGCAGCCGAACCCGTGGAACGAGCTGGCCGCCAGCCACCCGGTCGGGCGGACCTTCACGGGTACCGTGCACAGCGTCCGGGACGCCGGGGTGTTCGTCCGGGTCACCGGTCAGATCAACGGCCTCATCCCCCGCGGCACCCTGCCCGCCGGCGTCGCACTCAGCCCCGGCGGCAAGGTCGAGGTGACCGTGGCCGCCATCGACGCGCCCCGCCGGCGCGTCACCCTCACCCTCGTCGAGAGCGGCACCGTCCGGCCCTCCCGCGGCATCGGCGTCGGAGACCGGCTGGAGGGCGAGGTCTGCAAGATCTGCCCCGAGGGCGAGGGCGGCTACGTCCTGCTCAAGGTGGACGGGCGGCAGCGTCCCGTCTTCCTGCACTGCACGCAGATGACCCCCGAACTGCGCCGCGACCTCAACTCGGGCGGGATCGAGACCGGCGAGGTCATCGACCTGGAGGTCACCCGCGTCGACGTCGCCGGCGACAAGGTCTTCGTCCGGGACATCGAGGACCAGGACTCCGACGCGGCCCTCACGGAAGCCGCCTGA
- a CDS encoding RipA family octameric membrane protein, whose product METNRDTVLELYKLAVETADRTSARRGTANAFFLTVQTALTGVTAALPAGNAFTVTAVYLAALLLCGAWWVQLRTYKDLNRAKFATITALETTLPAALFTDEWANRPSGYVDLGLAERVIPYVFAAIHTLAYASMITA is encoded by the coding sequence ATGGAGACGAACCGCGACACCGTCCTGGAGCTCTACAAGCTCGCGGTCGAGACGGCCGACCGCACCTCCGCCCGCCGTGGAACCGCGAACGCCTTCTTCCTCACCGTCCAGACGGCGCTGACGGGCGTGACCGCGGCGCTCCCGGCGGGGAACGCGTTCACGGTCACGGCGGTCTACCTGGCAGCCCTTCTCCTCTGCGGCGCCTGGTGGGTGCAACTGCGCACGTACAAGGACCTCAACCGGGCGAAGTTCGCCACCATCACCGCGCTCGAGACCACCCTGCCGGCCGCCCTCTTCACCGACGAGTGGGCCAACCGCCCCAGCGGCTACGTCGACCTCGGCCTCGCCGAGCGAGTGATCCCCTACGTCTTCGCCGCCATCCACACCCTGGCCTACGCCTCGATGATCACCGCCTGA
- a CDS encoding tyrosine-type recombinase/integrase, translating into MAPLLPRFLSTRDPIGSLSGNLEAPQSKPKWVGGFPTEDAAKEARDEARVKARRGEYIDRNAITVAEYLDEWLDAHAVEIKPKTLADYRHLIERHVKPNIGGLRLQSVRPGQITKLYRDLITTGGRHGTGLSPRTVSYVHAVLRKAFADAVLVEQVIPSNPVERAKRPRRRPAEPGDVWTAAQLRTFLKVAQTHRLFAFFHLAAYTGARRGELLNLRWRDVDLDNASVHIKGSAAFIAGKRIEGTTKSGRTRVVSIDAGTVDVLRAHRKRQLADKLKVGKSWKGAEKESDGFVFATGWGEPVHPDTVSSLMTSLIKLHNEPKDGTPPAEPLPHARLHDLRHIHATTLLLAGVPVHVVAARLGHADPAITLRVYAHVVNQQLVEAAEIFAKHVGDVA; encoded by the coding sequence GTGGCGCCACTTCTTCCTCGTTTCCTGTCTACAAGGGATCCTATTGGGTCCCTGTCCGGAAACCTCGAGGCACCTCAGTCCAAACCCAAGTGGGTCGGCGGCTTCCCCACAGAAGACGCCGCCAAAGAGGCCCGCGACGAGGCACGGGTCAAGGCACGGCGCGGTGAGTACATCGACCGCAACGCCATCACCGTCGCCGAATACCTGGACGAGTGGCTCGACGCCCACGCCGTCGAGATCAAACCCAAGACCCTCGCCGACTACCGCCACTTGATCGAACGGCACGTCAAGCCCAACATCGGCGGCCTGCGGCTACAGTCCGTCCGGCCGGGTCAGATCACCAAGCTCTACCGCGACCTCATCACCACGGGTGGACGTCACGGGACTGGGCTCTCGCCTCGAACCGTTTCCTACGTCCATGCGGTGCTTCGCAAGGCTTTCGCTGACGCCGTGCTTGTCGAGCAGGTGATCCCGTCGAACCCGGTCGAACGTGCGAAGCGTCCCCGGAGGCGTCCGGCCGAACCCGGCGACGTTTGGACGGCTGCGCAGCTTCGGACCTTCCTGAAGGTCGCCCAGACCCACCGGCTGTTCGCGTTCTTCCACCTGGCCGCGTATACCGGCGCGCGACGTGGGGAACTGCTCAACCTGCGGTGGCGGGACGTCGACCTCGACAACGCCTCCGTGCACATCAAGGGCTCGGCCGCGTTCATCGCCGGCAAGCGCATCGAGGGGACGACCAAGAGCGGACGGACGCGCGTGGTCAGCATCGATGCCGGAACGGTCGACGTTCTTCGGGCTCACCGCAAGCGTCAGCTCGCCGACAAGCTGAAGGTCGGCAAGTCCTGGAAGGGCGCAGAGAAGGAGTCGGACGGCTTCGTCTTCGCAACCGGTTGGGGAGAACCTGTCCACCCGGACACCGTCTCCTCCCTCATGACCTCCCTGATCAAGCTTCACAACGAGCCCAAGGACGGTACGCCACCGGCTGAGCCGCTGCCGCACGCAAGGCTTCATGACCTCCGCCACATCCACGCGACGACACTGCTCCTAGCGGGCGTCCCCGTCCACGTGGTGGCCGCTCGGCTCGGGCACGCTGACCCGGCCATCACGCTCCGGGTCTACGCCCACGTGGTCAACCAGCAGCTCGTAGAAGCGGCTGAGATCTTCGCCAAGCACGTGGGGGACGTGGCGTAG
- a CDS encoding IS3 family transposase (programmed frameshift), whose amino-acid sequence MAPPSKYSPEFREEAVQIALKSSKTIAEIARELDLNPETLRTWVRKHKERQEPAADAELNAGERARLKELERRNRELEMENSFLKKAAGVLREGCPVEGKYEFIEEMRLDTAEYAYPVTFMCRLLNVSRSGYYEWRSRPESATARRREQLKAVIGKAFELSNGTYGHRRVHAQLRRWDVRARPELVRRLMRLMGLVPCQARPRRRGLTRPGATVVPDLVGRDFTAPAPGQKLVGDITYIPTMEGWLYLATVIDCCTKEVIGYAMGDHYRTPLITRAIRNAARNRKLADQAIFHSDRGSNYLSDEYASVLAELGLWRSAGQSGSCFDNAMAESFFGVLKNELVSRTTYPTREAARQDITRYIEFWYNRRRLHSALGYRPPCEAHAEHEKAAIAA is encoded by the exons GTGGCGCCACCTAGTAAATACTCACCGGAATTCCGTGAGGAAGCCGTGCAGATCGCGCTCAAGTCGAGTAAGACGATCGCGGAGATCGCTCGTGAGCTCGATCTGAACCCGGAAACCCTGCGAACCTGGGTGAGAAAGCACAAGGAGCGGCAGGAGCCGGCCGCGGATGCGGAGTTGAACGCGGGTGAGCGGGCGCGGCTCAAGGAGCTGGAGCGGCGTAACCGTGAGTTGGAGATGGAGAACTCCTTCTTGAAAAAAGCCGCAG GCGTACTTCGCGAAGGATGCCCGGTAGAGGGCAAGTACGAGTTCATCGAGGAAATGCGACTCGACACCGCGGAGTACGCCTATCCGGTGACGTTCATGTGCCGTCTGCTGAACGTGTCCCGCTCGGGGTACTACGAATGGCGTTCGCGTCCGGAGTCGGCGACCGCCCGGCGACGCGAGCAGCTCAAGGCCGTGATCGGCAAGGCGTTCGAATTGTCGAACGGCACCTACGGCCACCGGCGCGTGCACGCCCAGCTGCGGCGGTGGGACGTGCGGGCCCGCCCGGAGCTGGTGCGCCGGCTGATGCGGCTGATGGGTCTGGTGCCCTGTCAGGCTCGCCCTCGCCGGCGCGGCCTGACCCGGCCCGGCGCCACGGTGGTGCCCGATCTGGTCGGCCGGGACTTCACCGCCCCCGCACCGGGACAGAAACTGGTCGGCGACATCACCTACATTCCCACCATGGAAGGGTGGCTGTATCTGGCGACGGTCATCGACTGCTGCACCAAAGAAGTCATCGGATACGCGATGGGAGATCATTACCGCACCCCGCTGATCACCCGCGCGATCCGCAACGCCGCCCGCAACCGGAAACTCGCCGACCAGGCCATCTTCCACTCCGACCGCGGCAGTAATTATCTGTCTGACGAGTACGCCTCCGTTCTCGCCGAACTGGGCCTGTGGCGTTCGGCCGGGCAAAGCGGATCGTGTTTCGATAACGCAATGGCCGAATCGTTTTTCGGAGTGCTCAAGAACGAACTGGTCTCCCGCACCACCTATCCCACCAGGGAAGCGGCACGGCAGGACATCACCCGGTACATCGAATTCTGGTACAATCGGCGACGGCTTCACTCGGCACTGGGCTACCGGCCTCCATGCGAAGCTCACGCCGAACACGAAAAAGCAGCCATCGCCGCCTGA
- a CDS encoding FtsK/SpoIIIE domain-containing protein — protein MLKGQAPDAWERVAVNLAHGFGATLVRVRDGDRPGRIWLEFVRTDALAEPIAALPVPDASQVDLSGVVIGRCEDGSPWRLRLLGTHVLIAGATGAGKGSVIWSTIRALLPLMRAGLVEVWAIDPKRMELSFGRVLFERYGRYSDDPKGGMVDLLEDAAEGPRVFRTGA, from the coding sequence ATGCTCAAGGGCCAGGCTCCGGACGCGTGGGAGCGGGTGGCGGTCAACCTGGCGCACGGGTTCGGCGCGACCCTGGTCCGGGTGCGGGACGGGGACCGTCCGGGCCGCATCTGGCTGGAGTTCGTCCGCACCGATGCCCTCGCCGAGCCGATTGCGGCGCTGCCGGTCCCGGACGCCTCCCAGGTCGACCTGTCGGGGGTGGTGATCGGGCGGTGTGAGGACGGCTCGCCGTGGCGGCTGCGGCTGCTCGGCACGCATGTGCTCATCGCAGGAGCGACGGGGGCCGGCAAGGGCTCGGTCATCTGGTCCACCATCCGCGCCCTGCTGCCGTTAATGCGGGCCGGGCTGGTGGAGGTGTGGGCCATCGACCCCAAGCGCATGGAACTGAGCTTTGGGCGGGTGCTGTTCGAGCGGTACGGGCGCTACAGCGACGACCCCAAAGGCGGCATGGTCGACCTGCTAGAGGACGCCGCTGAGGGGCCTCGCGTTTTCCGGACAGGGGCATGA
- a CDS encoding helix-turn-helix domain-containing protein: MGCGCLRWSVPSLPSPPGVNVSASDEIGIGERLRFYRQGRGKTQAVIAGLAGVSEDYVSQIERGAKTPTIGLLHKFARIQVFRCRCCSGNRSLSRTARFTRWRRSCIDG; the protein is encoded by the coding sequence GTGGGGTGTGGCTGCCTACGCTGGTCGGTGCCTAGTCTCCCCTCTCCTCCGGGAGTGAACGTGTCTGCTTCGGACGAGATCGGTATCGGTGAGCGTCTGCGGTTCTACCGGCAGGGGCGCGGCAAGACACAGGCCGTGATCGCTGGGCTGGCCGGTGTCAGTGAGGACTACGTCTCGCAGATTGAGCGGGGTGCGAAGACTCCCACTATCGGGCTGTTGCACAAGTTCGCCCGCATCCAGGTGTTCCGGTGTCGGTGTTGCTCGGGGAACCGCAGTTTGAGCAGAACGGCACGATTCACCCGGTGGCGTCGGAGTTGCATCGACGGATGA